From Humisphaera borealis, the proteins below share one genomic window:
- a CDS encoding HD domain-containing protein translates to MAELETAIRIAVTAHAGQTDKSGAPYITHPLRLMSMVESDEAKCAAVLHDVVEDTPVTLADLRREGLSDAVLEAVACLTHAKEQPYVDYVIRCKANPIARQVKIADLIDNSRPERAMLRPAMIDRDLARIARYLLSHRFLSNGITEAEYRSLMQSHGDVEAHPFRESP, encoded by the coding sequence TTGGCGGAACTCGAAACAGCCATTCGTATTGCCGTCACGGCCCACGCGGGCCAGACCGACAAGAGCGGCGCGCCGTACATCACCCACCCGCTCCGGCTGATGTCGATGGTCGAAAGCGACGAGGCCAAATGCGCCGCCGTCTTGCACGACGTCGTCGAAGACACGCCAGTCACCCTCGCCGACCTCCGCCGCGAGGGGCTTTCCGACGCCGTTCTCGAGGCCGTGGCTTGTCTCACCCACGCCAAAGAGCAGCCCTATGTCGACTACGTCATCCGCTGTAAGGCCAACCCCATCGCCCGGCAGGTGAAGATCGCCGACCTCATCGACAATAGTCGACCGGAGCGGGCGATGCTCCGGCCGGCAATGATCGATCGCGACTTGGCCCGCATCGCACGGTATCTTCTGTCCCACCGATTCCTGTCGAACGGAATCACCGAGGCCGAGTACCGGTCGCTGATGCAGTCGCACGGCGACGTCGAAGCCCACCCCTTCCGCGAAAGCCCCTGA
- a CDS encoding polyphosphate kinase 2 family protein: protein MLADSPYLVTPGKKFKLSDRDPDDTGDFKNKTAAVEPTQKNLEQLDELQELLYAEGKHALLVVFQAMDTAGKDGSIEHVFSGLDPQGCMVASFKVPTTLEKSHDFLWRCHQAVPPKGMIGIFNRSHYEAVLVERVMGITTKDVWSRRFDHINAFERLLADEGVTIVKFYLHISKEEQKKRLQARLDDPAKQWKFAVGDLDTRKRWDEYMEAYQDALRECSTEHAPWYVVPSDRKWFRNWVISDTIVRTLKKLKMEYPPPEKGLDQIVID from the coding sequence ATGCTCGCCGATTCACCGTATCTCGTGACGCCCGGCAAGAAGTTCAAGCTCAGCGATCGCGACCCCGACGACACCGGCGACTTCAAGAACAAGACCGCCGCCGTCGAGCCGACGCAGAAGAATCTCGAGCAACTCGACGAGTTGCAGGAACTGCTTTACGCCGAGGGCAAGCACGCGCTGCTGGTGGTGTTTCAGGCGATGGACACCGCCGGCAAGGACGGCTCGATTGAGCACGTGTTCAGCGGACTCGACCCGCAGGGGTGCATGGTCGCCAGCTTCAAGGTGCCGACGACGCTCGAGAAATCGCACGACTTTCTCTGGCGGTGCCACCAGGCCGTTCCGCCGAAGGGGATGATCGGCATCTTCAACCGGTCGCACTACGAGGCGGTGCTGGTCGAGCGGGTGATGGGGATCACAACCAAGGACGTGTGGTCGCGGCGGTTCGATCACATCAACGCGTTCGAACGGCTGCTGGCCGACGAGGGAGTGACGATCGTCAAGTTTTACCTGCACATCTCCAAGGAAGAGCAGAAGAAGCGATTGCAGGCACGGCTGGACGACCCCGCCAAGCAGTGGAAGTTCGCCGTCGGCGACCTCGACACACGCAAGCGCTGGGACGAGTACATGGAGGCGTATCAGGACGCGCTGCGGGAATGTTCGACCGAGCACGCACCCTGGTACGTGGTCCCCAGCGACCGGAAGTGGTTCCGCAACTGGGTGATCTCCGACACGATCGTGCGGACGCTGAAGAAGCTGAAGATGGAGTACCCGCCGCCGGAAAAAGGGCTCGACCAGATCGTCATTGACTGA
- a CDS encoding metallophosphoesterase, with protein MNWVIGDIHGMLRPLRALVERVSQADPQAKFNFVGDYINRGPDSKGVLDFLIDLKGARFCRGNHDDIFTLLLYGQPYVQNPSATDEVVAFQWFVQYGLWETLLSYGVEPYEIDAVLARPSPESVLRLLSVVPESHRRFARDLVPVIEGDTYFIAHAMWNVDEPDEPSIAARLAENTRLRYQIIWGRYGRELTRPKRWKRTGYFGHTPVQTYPRDVQTQEHTPIRGPGIVLLDTAAALTPEGRLSAVSIESGELIQVDRLGGPIIGQKSG; from the coding sequence ATGAACTGGGTCATCGGTGATATCCACGGCATGCTGCGTCCCCTTCGTGCTTTGGTGGAACGCGTCTCGCAGGCCGATCCGCAGGCGAAGTTCAACTTCGTCGGCGACTACATCAACCGCGGGCCAGATTCCAAGGGCGTGCTCGACTTTCTGATCGACCTCAAGGGCGCCCGCTTCTGCCGCGGCAACCACGACGACATCTTCACCCTGCTGCTCTACGGCCAGCCTTACGTGCAGAACCCCAGCGCCACCGACGAGGTGGTCGCGTTCCAGTGGTTCGTGCAGTACGGGCTCTGGGAAACCCTGCTGAGCTACGGCGTCGAGCCGTACGAGATCGACGCCGTCCTGGCCCGCCCGTCACCGGAATCGGTGTTGCGGCTGTTGTCGGTGGTTCCCGAATCTCACCGAAGGTTCGCCCGAGACCTCGTGCCCGTCATCGAAGGCGACACCTACTTCATCGCCCACGCGATGTGGAACGTGGACGAGCCCGATGAGCCCTCCATCGCCGCCCGGCTTGCTGAGAACACCCGGCTGCGCTATCAGATCATCTGGGGCCGCTACGGCCGCGAGCTAACCCGCCCGAAGCGGTGGAAACGCACCGGCTATTTCGGCCATACGCCGGTGCAGACCTACCCTCGCGACGTGCAGACGCAGGAGCACACGCCCATTCGCGGCCCCGGCATCGTGCTGCTCGACACCGCGGCCGCCCTGACCCCCGAAGGCCGGCTCTCGGCGGTCAGCATCGAGTCCGGCGAGCTCATCCAGGTCGACCGACTGGGTGGCCCAATCATCGGCCAGAAGTCCGGCTGA
- a CDS encoding 4a-hydroxytetrahydrobiopterin dehydratase yields the protein MDLTTLLSKTCTPKVTALSADAVTGLLKLVPGWELAGGKIARTFGFKDYYQTIAFVNAVAWISHQQDHHPDLEVSYNKCRISYNTHSVGGLSESDFICAAKVNAL from the coding sequence ATGGACCTGACGACACTGTTAAGCAAGACCTGCACCCCCAAGGTGACGGCCCTGTCGGCCGACGCCGTGACGGGACTGCTGAAACTCGTTCCCGGATGGGAACTGGCCGGCGGCAAGATCGCCCGCACGTTCGGGTTTAAGGACTACTACCAGACGATCGCGTTCGTGAACGCCGTCGCCTGGATCAGCCACCAGCAGGACCACCATCCCGATCTGGAGGTGAGCTACAACAAGTGCCGCATCAGTTACAACACGCACAGCGTCGGCGGGTTGTCCGAGAGCGACTTCATCTGCGCGGCGAAGGTCAATGCGTTGTAG
- a CDS encoding sensor histidine kinase, with the protein MRLSDFILKNMESILAEWEIFARSVEAGTKMDRLALRDHAEDILRATVRDMTTAQSDNEQFDKSIGQGADGTGSKHLDEASEVHGVGRVGSGFDLGELVSEYRALRASVIKLWRDTNPNPHATDIDDLTRFHESIDQSLRKAVVGYTGYVDRSRQMFLAILAHDLRNPLNSILLSAEVVSLTATGDPDTIDAAHRITSSVKSIAQMVTDLLDFAGTGVGSAMPLSPAPMDLAKLCRELHGEFQAAHPTCTLSLKTTQSLNGIWDASRIRQVLSNLLGNAFQHGGETCNAKLTVTADGPDVVLAVHNCGTPIPPELLPTIFQPLVQGERRKGKPQRRAGSIGLGLYIAREVVLAHGGTITVQSTKESGTTFTVRLPRKHSAPGG; encoded by the coding sequence ATGCGTCTCTCTGACTTCATCCTCAAAAACATGGAATCCATTCTCGCCGAATGGGAGATTTTCGCACGAAGTGTCGAGGCGGGCACGAAGATGGACCGGCTGGCCCTGCGCGACCACGCCGAGGACATCCTCCGCGCAACCGTGCGCGACATGACAACCGCACAAAGCGACAACGAACAATTCGACAAATCGATCGGTCAGGGCGCCGATGGCACCGGCAGCAAGCACCTCGACGAAGCATCCGAGGTACATGGCGTCGGCCGGGTTGGCTCCGGGTTCGATCTCGGCGAACTGGTGTCAGAATACCGCGCCCTCCGCGCCAGCGTCATAAAGCTCTGGCGCGATACCAACCCCAACCCTCACGCCACCGACATCGACGACCTGACACGATTTCATGAATCCATCGACCAGTCTCTACGCAAAGCGGTCGTTGGTTACACCGGCTACGTGGACCGTTCCCGCCAGATGTTTCTGGCCATTCTCGCCCACGACCTGCGCAACCCACTGAACTCGATCCTGCTTTCGGCCGAAGTGGTATCGCTGACCGCGACCGGCGACCCCGACACCATCGACGCCGCACATCGCATCACTTCCAGCGTCAAGTCGATCGCCCAAATGGTGACTGACCTGCTCGATTTCGCCGGCACCGGCGTGGGCTCGGCAATGCCCTTGTCTCCCGCGCCAATGGATCTCGCCAAGCTTTGCCGGGAACTCCACGGAGAGTTTCAGGCTGCCCACCCGACCTGCACGCTCAGCCTCAAGACAACCCAAAGCCTTAACGGAATCTGGGACGCCAGCCGCATACGGCAGGTGCTTTCCAACTTACTCGGCAACGCCTTCCAGCACGGCGGGGAAACCTGCAACGCCAAACTCACGGTCACTGCCGACGGCCCGGACGTCGTACTCGCCGTGCACAACTGCGGAACGCCCATCCCGCCGGAACTGCTCCCCACCATCTTCCAACCCCTCGTCCAGGGTGAGCGTCGCAAGGGCAAGCCGCAGCGGCGAGCCGGCAGCATAGGATTGGGCCTTTACATCGCACGCGAAGTCGTGCTCGCCCACGGCGGCACCATCACCGTGCAATCCACTAAGGAAAGCGGCACCACCTTCACCGTCCGGCTCCCGCGGAAACACAGCGCGCCCGGCGGCTGA
- a CDS encoding type II secretion system protein — protein sequence MNTEQQSAPCRSPLDTRFGRRCAGLHAPRAFTLIELLVVIGIIAVLLALLLPTLTGARKSATQVVCKNQMRQMITGMLCFANDHDGLFPNRAANGIGYPHQLKRTTNGKYDFIGPFVIKYLGDPNKIMYCPAQYERFPLTYNPQSTGDQWMSYQYFVFPGGGNWKVPWVDLTKASRLKAAAPVWSCLTQIKPGVVNAHEVDEKGQPKGMNAAFSDGSADWVAWNDGVTTEKFWAFGSDSYYWPKYRE from the coding sequence ATGAATACCGAACAACAGTCAGCTCCGTGTCGTAGCCCGTTGGATACAAGATTTGGCCGCAGATGCGCAGGGCTTCACGCACCGCGCGCTTTCACGCTCATCGAGCTGCTGGTGGTGATCGGGATCATTGCAGTTCTGCTAGCCTTGCTGTTGCCTACGCTGACGGGTGCCAGAAAATCCGCCACCCAGGTCGTTTGTAAGAATCAGATGCGGCAGATGATCACGGGGATGCTCTGCTTCGCCAACGACCACGATGGCCTGTTTCCCAACCGAGCCGCCAATGGCATCGGCTACCCGCACCAGTTAAAGCGCACCACAAACGGCAAGTACGATTTCATCGGCCCCTTCGTCATCAAATACCTGGGGGATCCCAATAAGATCATGTACTGTCCCGCCCAGTACGAACGATTTCCCCTGACTTACAATCCCCAGTCGACAGGGGATCAGTGGATGAGCTACCAGTATTTTGTGTTTCCCGGCGGGGGAAATTGGAAAGTGCCTTGGGTTGACCTCACTAAGGCGTCGCGGCTGAAGGCAGCAGCCCCGGTTTGGTCCTGTCTGACGCAGATCAAGCCGGGCGTCGTTAATGCGCATGAGGTCGATGAGAAGGGGCAGCCCAAGGGAATGAACGCAGCTTTCAGTGACGGTTCGGCCGATTGGGTGGCCTGGAACGATGGAGTGACTACCGAGAAGTTCTGGGCGTTTGGCTCCGATTCGTATTATTGGCCTAAATACCGGGAATAG
- the ygfZ gene encoding CAF17-like 4Fe-4S cluster assembly/insertion protein YgfZ: MTEPLPQTPPADPAPPPETRSLPNPLHALHVAVEAEFQPYETVEIVSTFGEPQAEYAALHKSCGLMDLAHRGVLELTGKDRLTFLNNLLSNQTWSKETKTGMPAGMGVYAFLLQTNGRVLADMNVIERGDRTLLETDARLIVPLRQALDRYLFTEQVKLFDRVGHYHELALHGPTAREVLSAAAGVEIPELTAIGSTEITLFDVPVVVWRDDVCGTTGLHLIIPIDRVEAVWKTLVERFGQLVAHAKRPLRPIGWAAFNAVRIEAGRPLFGIDFDSTILPAETGVETFTRAVNVYKGCYVGQEIVARMFARKQSAKSLVGLKLVGETLPIAGSPVFDDAGNQVGGITSSTVSPLQSRSAICFALVKKLFAADGKVVQAPAEGALRPATVSTSLRFLEKAPVPEKEKD; encoded by the coding sequence ATGACAGAGCCTTTGCCGCAAACACCGCCCGCTGACCCGGCACCGCCGCCGGAAACCCGTTCGCTGCCCAATCCGTTGCACGCGCTGCACGTCGCCGTCGAGGCCGAGTTCCAGCCTTACGAAACGGTCGAGATCGTCAGCACGTTCGGCGAGCCGCAGGCGGAATACGCGGCGTTGCACAAGTCGTGCGGGCTGATGGATCTGGCCCATCGCGGCGTGCTCGAACTGACCGGCAAAGACCGGCTCACCTTCCTCAACAACCTGCTTTCGAACCAGACCTGGTCGAAAGAGACCAAGACCGGCATGCCCGCCGGGATGGGTGTCTACGCGTTTCTGCTGCAAACCAACGGCCGGGTGCTGGCCGACATGAACGTGATCGAGCGCGGCGACCGGACGCTGCTGGAAACCGACGCCCGGCTGATCGTCCCGCTGCGGCAGGCGCTGGACCGCTACCTGTTCACCGAACAGGTGAAGCTGTTCGATCGCGTCGGCCACTACCACGAGCTGGCGTTGCACGGGCCGACGGCGCGGGAAGTGTTGTCCGCCGCGGCGGGCGTGGAAATCCCGGAACTGACGGCGATCGGCTCCACCGAGATCACGCTGTTCGATGTGCCGGTCGTCGTCTGGCGGGACGACGTCTGCGGGACGACGGGATTGCATCTGATTATTCCGATCGATCGCGTGGAGGCGGTCTGGAAAACGCTCGTCGAACGCTTCGGGCAACTGGTTGCCCACGCCAAACGGCCGTTGCGGCCGATCGGCTGGGCGGCCTTCAACGCGGTGCGCATCGAAGCGGGGCGTCCACTGTTCGGCATCGATTTTGATTCGACGATCCTCCCGGCCGAGACGGGCGTCGAGACGTTCACCCGCGCGGTGAACGTGTACAAGGGTTGCTACGTCGGGCAGGAGATCGTCGCCCGGATGTTCGCCCGCAAGCAGTCGGCCAAGAGCCTGGTGGGCTTGAAGCTGGTGGGAGAGACCCTGCCGATCGCCGGCTCGCCGGTGTTTGATGACGCGGGTAACCAGGTCGGCGGGATCACCAGCAGCACGGTGTCGCCGTTGCAATCGCGGTCGGCGATCTGTTTTGCGCTGGTGAAGAAGTTGTTTGCCGCCGATGGAAAGGTGGTACAGGCACCGGCGGAGGGCGCTTTGCGACCGGCAACGGTATCGACGTCGCTGCGATTTCTGGAGAAGGCACCTGTTCCAGAGAAGGAGAAGGATTGA
- the mnmA gene encoding tRNA 2-thiouridine(34) synthase MnmA, which yields MSGAGKKVVLAMSGGVDSSVAAALLLRQGFEVLGCFMRLGTPKGVDGPVQGGEQCDTTPTGHKQGCCSVLDAADARRVAGLLGIPFYVLNFEQDFGRIIDYFVGEYNRGRTPNPCVRCNDWLKFGKLSQYAQAVGADYVASGHYARVGIDPATGQRQLLRGRDHRKDQSYVLFGMNRQTLDHTLLPVGEYEKHDVRALAEEMKLPVFNKPDSQEICFVPDQDYAGLVRRRTPEAFRQGEFVTTTGEVVGEHEGHQQFTVGQRKGLGVAFGRPLYVVDIDAAANRVTVGDKPDLLRQSLTATQLNLLTDRLPVGGEEIPCTAKIRYNADPQPAVAWRTADDTLRVRFDDPQSAITPGQAVVLYDGDVVLGGGWIDAAE from the coding sequence ATGTCTGGTGCCGGGAAAAAGGTCGTACTTGCCATGAGTGGCGGGGTGGATAGCTCCGTCGCCGCGGCTCTCCTGTTGCGCCAAGGGTTCGAAGTGCTCGGCTGTTTCATGCGGCTGGGAACGCCCAAGGGTGTCGACGGGCCGGTGCAGGGGGGCGAACAGTGCGACACGACACCCACCGGCCACAAGCAGGGGTGCTGCTCGGTCCTCGATGCCGCCGACGCCCGGCGGGTGGCGGGGCTTCTCGGTATCCCCTTCTACGTGCTGAACTTCGAGCAGGACTTCGGCCGCATCATCGACTACTTCGTCGGCGAATATAACCGCGGCCGAACCCCCAACCCCTGCGTCCGCTGCAATGACTGGCTAAAGTTCGGCAAGCTGTCCCAATACGCACAAGCCGTCGGTGCCGACTACGTCGCCAGCGGCCATTACGCCCGCGTCGGCATCGATCCGGCGACCGGCCAGCGGCAACTGCTGCGCGGCCGCGACCATCGCAAGGATCAGAGCTACGTCCTGTTCGGCATGAACCGCCAGACGCTCGACCATACGCTGCTGCCGGTCGGCGAATACGAGAAGCACGACGTGCGGGCGCTGGCCGAGGAGATGAAACTGCCGGTCTTCAACAAGCCCGACTCGCAGGAGATCTGCTTCGTCCCTGACCAGGACTACGCGGGCCTCGTCCGCCGCCGCACGCCCGAGGCCTTCCGGCAAGGCGAGTTCGTTACCACGACCGGCGAGGTGGTCGGCGAGCACGAAGGGCATCAGCAATTTACCGTCGGTCAGCGCAAGGGACTGGGCGTCGCGTTCGGTCGGCCGCTGTATGTCGTCGATATCGACGCCGCGGCCAATCGCGTGACCGTCGGCGACAAGCCGGACCTGCTGCGGCAGTCGCTGACGGCGACGCAGCTCAACCTGCTGACCGACCGCCTGCCCGTCGGCGGGGAAGAAATCCCCTGCACGGCCAAGATCCGCTACAACGCCGACCCCCAGCCCGCCGTCGCCTGGCGAACGGCGGACGACACGCTGCGCGTCCGGTTCGACGATCCCCAGTCGGCGATCACCCCGGGACAAGCGGTGGTGCTGTACGATGGTGACGTGGTGCTGGGCGGCGGATGGATCGATGCGGCGGAATGA
- a CDS encoding glycosyltransferase family 9 protein encodes MALKRNVLIFHSGALGDFVLSWPLALAAGRLFAQSRVFYVTSKQKGLLAEKALRLESIDAENGWHSLFAEKPNLPDIPARLLAGAHSIVSFVAEPGSVWERNVRQASDGADVLCLAAHPPADFTGHHTDFLLRQLSPSVIWQQGVTQLLASLNARGLGHVAPAGGPIVIHPGGGSPAKCWPLAKFIELAAALKAAGRGVRFVIGEVEQERWPAADIAALREVADVDSLASLTDLLDRLKSASTFVGNDSGPGHIAGILGVPTVSLFGSTDPTRWRPIGPKVSVVQAETLNEIAVEQVLKAVAGED; translated from the coding sequence GTGGCCCTCAAACGTAATGTGCTCATCTTCCACTCCGGCGCACTCGGCGATTTCGTCTTGTCGTGGCCGCTCGCGCTGGCGGCCGGAAGGTTGTTCGCGCAGAGCCGGGTCTTCTATGTGACATCGAAGCAGAAGGGCCTGCTCGCCGAGAAGGCGTTGCGGCTGGAATCGATCGACGCCGAGAACGGCTGGCACTCGCTTTTCGCCGAAAAGCCCAACCTCCCTGACATCCCCGCCCGATTGCTCGCCGGCGCTCACAGCATCGTCAGCTTCGTTGCCGAACCCGGGTCCGTCTGGGAAAGAAATGTCCGTCAGGCTTCCGACGGCGCGGACGTCCTGTGCCTGGCCGCCCATCCGCCGGCTGATTTCACCGGGCACCACACGGATTTTCTGCTGCGGCAGTTGTCGCCGTCGGTGATCTGGCAGCAGGGGGTGACACAGTTGCTGGCTTCGCTCAACGCGCGTGGCTTGGGTCATGTGGCGCCGGCGGGCGGGCCGATCGTCATTCATCCCGGTGGCGGATCGCCGGCCAAGTGCTGGCCGCTGGCGAAGTTCATCGAGCTCGCGGCGGCGTTGAAGGCGGCGGGTCGTGGCGTGAGGTTTGTGATCGGCGAAGTCGAACAGGAACGCTGGCCGGCAGCTGACATCGCCGCGCTGCGCGAGGTCGCCGACGTCGACAGCCTGGCTTCGCTGACAGACCTGCTGGACCGGCTGAAGTCGGCATCGACCTTCGTCGGCAACGACAGCGGCCCCGGACACATCGCCGGCATCCTGGGCGTGCCGACGGTCTCGCTCTTCGGTTCCACCGACCCGACCCGCTGGCGACCGATCGGTCCGAAGGTCAGCGTGGTGCAGGCCGAGACGCTCAATGAGATTGCGGTGGAGCAGGTTCTGAAGGCGGTCGCGGGTGAGGATTAG
- a CDS encoding SDR family oxidoreductase, whose translation MPDRRRVALVTGGAKRVGRAIVERLGAMGFAVAFTYLTSDRDAEALRSQLAERGIDTLPIKADLAEPENAVEQIDKAFGSWSSDLDVLVNNASLWLPGRLAETTPDILRKAYAVHVESPLLLCKTFANRLRRDGGGHVVNMVDLLAERPWPQYLAYCASKAALANLTLGLSRELAPQVTVNGIAPGVVQWPEDFPADEREKYLKRVPLQREGTPADVANLVEFLVGKGSYITGQIIRLDGGRSVT comes from the coding sequence ATGCCCGATCGACGTCGAGTAGCACTGGTGACCGGCGGAGCCAAGCGCGTCGGCCGGGCGATCGTCGAACGGCTGGGGGCGATGGGATTCGCCGTTGCGTTCACCTATCTCACGAGCGACCGCGACGCCGAGGCGCTGCGATCCCAACTCGCCGAGCGCGGCATCGACACCTTGCCGATCAAGGCCGACCTTGCCGAACCCGAGAACGCCGTCGAACAGATCGACAAAGCGTTTGGATCCTGGTCGTCCGACCTGGACGTGCTGGTGAACAACGCCAGCCTCTGGCTGCCGGGCCGACTGGCCGAGACGACACCCGACATTCTGCGAAAAGCGTACGCGGTGCATGTCGAATCGCCGCTGCTGCTGTGCAAGACGTTCGCCAATCGGCTGCGGCGTGATGGCGGCGGGCATGTGGTGAACATGGTGGACCTGCTCGCCGAACGCCCCTGGCCGCAGTACCTGGCGTACTGCGCCAGCAAGGCGGCGCTGGCGAACCTGACGCTCGGGCTGTCACGCGAACTGGCGCCGCAGGTCACCGTCAACGGCATCGCCCCCGGCGTGGTGCAGTGGCCCGAGGACTTCCCGGCGGACGAGCGAGAGAAGTACCTGAAGCGCGTCCCCCTGCAACGCGAAGGAACGCCGGCGGATGTCGCGAACCTGGTCGAGTTCCTCGTCGGCAAGGGGAGCTACATCACCGGGCAGATCATCCGCCTGGACGGCGGGCGGTCGGTGACGTGA
- a CDS encoding pirin family protein, with amino-acid sequence MITVIPSADRYSADHGWLQTHWHFSFADYYDPKNMNWSALRVFNDDIVKAGGGFDFHPHKDMEIVSYIVDGELEHRDRLGNRHTNKPGEVQVMSAGRGIVHAENNPSKSDMRLIQLWILPRNKNNEPRWEQKPYTRADRHNRLLQVVAPTDHPVDGVLTIDQDASIFVSALDAGKEVTHNQVGTHAYLFVIAGEVSVNGKTLKNGDQARVADEKSLAIKAAGDAEFILLDLP; translated from the coding sequence ATGATCACCGTCATCCCGTCCGCCGACCGTTACTCCGCCGACCACGGCTGGCTTCAGACCCACTGGCACTTTTCGTTCGCCGACTACTACGACCCGAAGAACATGAACTGGAGCGCGCTGCGCGTCTTCAATGACGACATCGTCAAAGCCGGTGGCGGGTTCGACTTCCATCCCCACAAGGACATGGAGATCGTCTCGTACATCGTCGATGGCGAACTGGAACACCGCGACCGCCTGGGCAACCGGCACACGAACAAGCCCGGCGAAGTCCAGGTGATGTCGGCGGGGCGTGGCATCGTGCACGCCGAGAACAACCCGTCGAAGTCGGACATGCGGCTGATTCAGCTTTGGATCCTGCCGAGGAACAAGAACAACGAACCGCGGTGGGAGCAAAAGCCGTACACCCGCGCAGACCGCCACAACCGGCTGTTGCAGGTGGTCGCGCCGACGGACCATCCGGTGGATGGCGTGCTCACGATCGACCAGGACGCGAGCATTTTCGTTTCGGCGCTGGACGCCGGGAAGGAAGTGACGCACAACCAGGTTGGCACGCACGCGTACCTGTTCGTGATCGCCGGCGAGGTGAGCGTGAACGGAAAGACGCTCAAGAACGGCGACCAGGCGCGGGTGGCCGATGAGAAGTCGCTGGCGATCAAGGCCGCCGGCGATGCCGAGTTCATCCTGCTGGACTTGCCGTAA